A portion of the Paucilactobacillus hokkaidonensis JCM 18461 genome contains these proteins:
- a CDS encoding CopY/TcrY family copper transport repressor, with the protein MDPEKVSEITPSEWEIMRIIWTKGPVHSRELIDLIQRKRDWTESTVKTLLGRLVKKGLLKTDKVDRKFIYSTTVGELEAMNLTSQQLFDHLCAMKKGQTIYNLIEHTELNKTDIERLQTLLQQKAKTAPTMVACDCLPDSADDCVCEENSND; encoded by the coding sequence ATGGATCCGGAAAAAGTAAGTGAAATTACCCCATCAGAATGGGAAATAATGCGAATTATTTGGACAAAAGGTCCAGTTCATAGTCGTGAACTGATTGATTTAATTCAACGTAAACGCGATTGGACAGAGTCGACGGTCAAAACGTTATTGGGTCGATTAGTCAAAAAAGGTTTGCTGAAAACTGATAAAGTTGATCGAAAATTTATTTATTCCACCACGGTTGGTGAACTGGAAGCAATGAATTTAACCAGCCAACAATTATTTGACCATTTATGTGCAATGAAAAAAGGCCAGACAATTTACAATTTGATTGAACATACTGAGTTGAACAAAACTGATATTGAACGATTGCAGACGCTTTTACAGCAAAAGGCGAAGACGGCACCAACTATGGTAGCGTGCGATTGCTTGCCAGATAGTGCTGATGATTGTGTATGTGAGGAGAATAGCAATGACTAA
- a CDS encoding heavy metal translocating P-type ATPase, with protein sequence MTKDENMNSDMHSMNMDMSSMDHGQMDDEMDMGGGHMMHMGNFKQKFWLSLIVAIPIFILSPFMGIQLPFQFTFTGSDWLVLILASFLFFYGGQPFLSGAKGELQEKSPAMMTLISMGISVAYIYSLYAFIANHFINPNGHVMDFFWELASLIVIMLLGHWIEMNAVMNAGNAMEKMAALLPGMVHVVDADGHTKDVALHDLTEGQTVLVQAGEKIPADGDVVKGSSSVNESLVTGEAKAITKENGDQVIGGSVNGNGTISVKVTGTGENGYLAQVMKLVSEAQQEQSKAEGIADKVSKALFYAALSVGIVAFFVWLAISGPTTALERMVTVLVIACPHALGVAIPLVVARSTSIAATNGLLIRDRHAIETAKRVDTVLMDKTGTLTEGVFKVNEVQAVQNGLSDQQVLQIFASLETGSSHPLATGILTAAKEQDVKLSDAQSVQTVQGVGLNGEVDGTAYSIVTADYLEKQQLEFDRAKFEALAAQGNSVSYLISDQKVLGLIAQGDQIKPEAKAFIAALNGMNIQPVMLTGDNEPAAKQVASQLGNITVKANLKPEDKEKIVRQYQDDGHQVMMVGDGINDAPSLARANIGVAIGAGTDVAIDSADVILVKSNPKDILNFLNLARATNRKMNQNLWWGAGYNIIAIPLAAGVLAGIGIILSPAVGALIMSLSTIIVAINAMTLKMRAPTGNVGV encoded by the coding sequence ATGACTAAAGACGAAAATATGAATTCTGATATGCATTCAATGAACATGGACATGTCATCAATGGATCACGGCCAAATGGACGATGAAATGGATATGGGTGGCGGCCATATGATGCACATGGGTAACTTTAAGCAGAAGTTTTGGTTATCGTTAATTGTGGCGATTCCCATCTTTATTTTGTCACCATTTATGGGTATCCAGTTGCCATTTCAATTTACGTTTACTGGTTCTGATTGGTTAGTATTGATTTTGGCATCATTTTTATTTTTCTATGGTGGGCAACCGTTTTTATCCGGTGCCAAAGGTGAGTTACAAGAAAAAAGTCCAGCTATGATGACGCTGATTTCGATGGGAATTAGTGTTGCCTATATTTATAGTCTCTATGCGTTTATTGCCAATCACTTTATCAATCCAAATGGGCATGTGATGGACTTTTTCTGGGAATTAGCCAGTTTAATTGTCATCATGTTACTGGGTCACTGGATTGAAATGAATGCCGTTATGAATGCTGGTAACGCCATGGAAAAAATGGCAGCATTGTTACCTGGAATGGTTCATGTTGTTGATGCAGATGGCCACACTAAAGATGTAGCGCTCCATGATTTAACTGAGGGTCAGACTGTGTTAGTTCAAGCGGGTGAAAAAATTCCAGCTGATGGGGATGTTGTGAAGGGTAGTAGCTCGGTGAATGAATCGTTGGTTACCGGTGAAGCCAAGGCAATCACGAAAGAAAATGGTGATCAGGTTATTGGTGGTTCCGTCAATGGCAATGGCACGATCTCGGTTAAGGTAACTGGAACTGGCGAAAACGGCTATTTGGCACAAGTAATGAAATTAGTTAGTGAGGCGCAACAGGAACAATCTAAAGCCGAAGGAATTGCGGACAAAGTTTCTAAGGCACTATTTTACGCGGCATTATCGGTCGGAATCGTAGCTTTCTTTGTTTGGCTAGCAATAAGTGGGCCAACGACTGCGCTTGAACGAATGGTCACGGTCCTTGTAATCGCTTGTCCGCACGCTTTAGGGGTTGCCATCCCATTGGTAGTTGCCAGGAGCACATCGATCGCGGCTACGAATGGATTATTAATCCGTGATCGACATGCAATAGAAACGGCAAAAAGAGTTGATACAGTACTAATGGATAAAACTGGCACATTGACTGAAGGAGTTTTCAAAGTTAATGAAGTTCAGGCAGTCCAAAATGGTTTGTCCGATCAGCAAGTTTTACAAATATTTGCAAGCTTGGAAACTGGCTCAAGTCACCCACTTGCCACTGGAATTTTAACTGCAGCTAAGGAACAAGATGTGAAACTTAGTGATGCGCAAAGTGTGCAGACAGTTCAAGGTGTCGGGCTAAACGGAGAAGTTGATGGGACCGCTTATTCAATCGTGACGGCAGATTATCTTGAGAAACAACAATTGGAGTTTGATCGAGCTAAGTTTGAAGCATTAGCAGCGCAGGGTAATTCAGTTAGTTATTTGATTAGTGATCAAAAAGTGTTGGGATTAATTGCCCAAGGAGATCAAATCAAACCAGAGGCCAAGGCATTTATTGCAGCGCTGAATGGTATGAATATCCAACCGGTTATGCTGACGGGAGATAATGAACCGGCTGCCAAACAGGTGGCGTCACAACTTGGTAATATCACAGTTAAGGCTAATCTGAAACCGGAAGACAAAGAAAAAATCGTTCGGCAGTATCAGGATGACGGGCATCAAGTAATGATGGTTGGGGATGGAATCAATGATGCACCCAGTTTGGCGCGAGCTAATATTGGTGTTGCTATTGGAGCCGGAACAGATGTGGCCATCGATTCAGCCGATGTGATCTTAGTTAAGAGTAATCCAAAGGACATACTGAACTTTTTAAACTTAGCGCGAGCTACTAACCGTAAAATGAATCAAAATCTATGGTGGGGTGCAGGATATAATATAATTGCGATTCCACTGGCTGCAGGTGTGTTAGCTGGAATTGGAATCATCCTAAGTCCAGCTGTTGGGGCATTGATTATGTCACTGTCGACGATTATTGTGGCGATTAATGCAATGACACTAAAAATGCGAGCACCCACGGGAAATGTCGGAGTATAA
- a CDS encoding lipoate--protein ligase, giving the protein MFLIDTSRNGKPVYDATINQSLDNYLVNDLRLPGHGLIVYINQPSVIIGVNQNAYSEVDLSYLKDHNISLVRRTSGGGAVYHDFGNIIFENIVIGDDGNFGNFHSIADPILAALHDFGATDAQMRGRNDMVVNDQKFSGMTMFKVGDSYAAGGTLMYDLNNEAANEVLTPEKDKLASKGVASVNSRVTNVKPFLKPEYQKWTTEEFKNALICHIFGVQKLDDIETYHLNDHDWEIIDQRLAGKYDTDQWNYGENPGFKEYRSKHFDIGTVAFNFTVSAGKVSQFKIYGDFITGGDISKIEQQVIGSNYDHKGLVAAFAASQLEHNLGKVSAGELAELMLSKTV; this is encoded by the coding sequence ATGTTTTTAATTGATACAAGTCGTAATGGAAAACCAGTCTATGATGCGACGATTAATCAGTCCCTCGATAATTATTTAGTGAATGATTTACGACTGCCGGGGCACGGTCTAATTGTCTATATTAACCAGCCATCCGTAATTATTGGAGTGAACCAAAATGCGTATTCAGAAGTGGATTTATCGTATCTAAAGGATCACAATATTAGCTTGGTACGCCGTACTTCCGGTGGTGGCGCGGTGTATCATGATTTTGGTAATATTATTTTTGAAAATATCGTTATTGGTGACGATGGGAACTTTGGTAATTTTCATTCAATTGCAGATCCAATTTTAGCTGCGTTACACGATTTTGGTGCGACTGATGCGCAAATGCGTGGGCGTAACGACATGGTTGTCAATGATCAAAAGTTTTCTGGGATGACAATGTTTAAAGTTGGTGATTCATACGCTGCCGGTGGCACGTTGATGTATGATCTGAATAATGAAGCAGCTAATGAAGTGTTGACCCCTGAAAAGGATAAATTGGCCTCTAAGGGAGTTGCATCGGTTAATAGCCGGGTAACTAACGTTAAGCCATTTTTAAAACCAGAGTATCAAAAGTGGACAACTGAAGAATTTAAAAACGCACTAATTTGCCATATTTTTGGGGTGCAGAAGCTTGATGATATCGAAACTTATCATTTGAATGATCATGATTGGGAGATTATTGATCAGCGACTTGCTGGCAAGTACGATACCGATCAATGGAATTATGGTGAAAATCCAGGTTTTAAGGAATATCGATCAAAGCATTTTGATATTGGAACTGTAGCGTTTAACTTTACGGTTAGTGCTGGTAAGGTAAGCCAGTTTAAAATTTATGGCGACTTTATTACAGGTGGCGATATCAGCAAAATCGAGCAACAAGTGATTGGGTCAAATTATGATCATAAAGGACTGGTTGCAGCCTTTGCAGCCAGTCAATTGGAACATAATTTAGGTAAAGTATCCGCAGGTGAGTTGGCAGAGTTAATGTTGAGTAAGACAGTATAA
- a CDS encoding gamma-glutamyl-gamma-aminobutyrate hydrolase family protein codes for MMRPIVGILGAQMNHADNQFIDSRFEYVQDVNIAAIETAGGLPMILPIAKMDLKDLVSEYVNRIDAVFLIGGEDSDSQLYGEQPDPLLGEIDQQRDLFELAIYHQAREQHKPILGICRGMQLINIAEGGNLYQDIKLARIDQPLKHDQQPTVVTAETQQIKIQANSWLRPLLGDKHQVNSVHHQIVHQLAPTLQVAANSADGVVEAIESQDHEVYGVQFHPEWLTKTDPAMQTIFDWFVKQV; via the coding sequence ATGATGAGACCAATAGTTGGAATTTTAGGCGCACAAATGAATCATGCGGATAATCAGTTCATTGATAGCCGGTTTGAATATGTGCAAGATGTTAATATTGCGGCCATTGAAACTGCTGGCGGATTACCAATGATTTTGCCGATTGCTAAAATGGATCTCAAGGATTTAGTGAGTGAATATGTTAATCGTATTGATGCAGTATTTTTGATTGGTGGAGAAGATTCGGATTCGCAATTATATGGCGAACAACCAGATCCATTATTAGGTGAAATTGACCAACAGCGGGATCTGTTTGAGTTGGCGATTTATCACCAAGCCCGGGAACAACATAAACCAATTTTAGGAATTTGTCGGGGGATGCAGCTGATTAATATTGCCGAGGGTGGTAATTTGTACCAGGATATTAAATTAGCCAGAATTGATCAACCATTAAAACATGATCAGCAACCAACTGTGGTAACCGCTGAAACTCAGCAAATAAAAATTCAGGCAAACTCATGGCTGCGACCACTGCTAGGCGATAAACATCAGGTTAACTCTGTTCATCATCAGATTGTGCATCAGTTGGCACCTACATTGCAGGTAGCTGCTAATAGTGCTGATGGTGTGGTTGAAGCAATTGAAAGCCAGGATCATGAGGTCTATGGGGTTCAATTTCATCCAGAATGGTTAACTAAAACGGATCCAGCAATGCAGACAATTTTTGATTGGTTTGTAAAACAAGTGTGA
- a CDS encoding amino acid ABC transporter ATP-binding protein yields MDKGYKVQVEDLHKRFGDNEVLKGVNLDVKNNEVVCMIGPSGSGKSTFLRCLNKLEDPTSGHVYIDSYDISDPKTNIDEVRQNIGMVFQHFNLFPHLNVLRNITLAPTQLKKVDETKAEKQAMHYLDIVGLTKKAQAMPSQLSGGQQQRVAIARALAMQPDVMLFDEPTSALDPEMVGDVLAVMKQLAQQGMTMIVVTHEMGFAKSVADRVVFFHDGLIQEEGTPEEVFDHPKQPATQSFLDKVLNV; encoded by the coding sequence ATGGATAAAGGATACAAGGTTCAAGTGGAGGATTTACACAAGCGTTTTGGCGATAATGAAGTACTAAAGGGCGTCAATTTAGATGTTAAGAATAATGAAGTTGTTTGTATGATTGGCCCATCCGGATCAGGTAAAAGTACTTTTTTGCGGTGTCTCAATAAGTTAGAAGATCCGACCAGCGGGCATGTGTACATTGATAGTTATGATATTAGCGATCCTAAAACTAATATTGATGAGGTACGGCAAAATATTGGCATGGTTTTTCAGCACTTTAACTTATTTCCCCATTTAAATGTGTTACGTAACATCACACTGGCACCGACACAGTTGAAAAAGGTTGATGAGACAAAAGCTGAAAAGCAAGCGATGCACTATTTAGATATTGTTGGACTGACAAAAAAGGCACAAGCAATGCCTAGTCAATTATCTGGGGGTCAACAACAACGAGTGGCGATTGCCCGCGCACTAGCCATGCAACCAGATGTCATGTTGTTTGACGAACCAACGTCAGCGTTGGATCCAGAAATGGTTGGTGATGTATTAGCAGTTATGAAACAACTAGCCCAACAAGGAATGACGATGATTGTGGTGACCCATGAAATGGGCTTTGCTAAGAGTGTGGCTGATCGAGTGGTCTTTTTCCACGATGGGTTAATTCAAGAAGAAGGTACCCCAGAAGAAGTCTTTGATCATCCTAAACAGCCAGCCACGCAAAGCTTCTTAGACAAAGTGTTGAATGTGTAG
- a CDS encoding TrkH family potassium uptake protein, giving the protein MSKIQQHRLSLPKILTLGFLVIIIIGSLLLKLPVATQAGLTTKYSDAFFTATSATCVTGLTTLNTAAHWTIFGQLVIMILVEIGGLGFMTFTVLLFSMLRRQPNLTTRVLVKESLNLESLADVKTVMKYVISLSLAIQALGVGILMFDFIPRYGWLKGSYFSVFHSVMAFCNAGFDLFGNSLESFSNDPYLIFVLSLLIIAGGLGFLVWRDVLLWHKKHQISLHTKIALSTTATLLVGATVIFWVTESQLQQLKGAANGWARFVDTFFLAVAPRTAGLDVMPYSKMTMAGIVLTMVLMFIGGTSGSTAGGIKTTTIGILWLQSWAVLRGDEDVEFAHRRFTQNNVFRAAMLIFVAAIIVVIAVMILAATEAVPKQFGLEYIVFEVLSAFGTAGMTMGLTPNLTLIGKIIIMVLMFIGRVGIFTVMFTVLNSDHPQKRYRYVEEGVMIG; this is encoded by the coding sequence ATGTCTAAAATACAACAACATCGATTATCGTTACCTAAAATATTAACATTAGGATTTCTCGTGATTATCATTATTGGGAGTCTGCTATTAAAGCTGCCGGTTGCGACCCAGGCTGGGTTGACAACCAAATATAGTGATGCCTTTTTTACGGCAACGTCTGCAACCTGTGTTACCGGTTTAACTACTTTGAATACGGCCGCTCATTGGACAATCTTTGGTCAGCTCGTAATCATGATTTTAGTGGAAATTGGTGGCTTAGGCTTCATGACATTTACGGTTTTATTGTTCTCAATGTTACGGCGTCAACCCAATTTAACAACGCGCGTCTTGGTGAAAGAATCCTTGAATTTAGAGAGCCTAGCAGATGTTAAAACGGTGATGAAATACGTTATTAGTTTATCATTGGCAATTCAGGCGCTCGGTGTCGGGATCCTAATGTTTGATTTTATTCCGCGGTACGGTTGGCTAAAGGGGAGTTATTTTAGCGTCTTTCACTCGGTAATGGCTTTTTGTAACGCTGGTTTTGATTTGTTTGGCAACAGTCTTGAGAGCTTTAGTAACGATCCATATTTGATTTTTGTGTTGTCATTGTTGATTATTGCCGGAGGGTTAGGATTTTTGGTGTGGCGCGATGTCTTGTTATGGCACAAAAAGCACCAAATATCGTTGCACACGAAGATTGCATTATCAACCACGGCAACACTACTAGTAGGCGCCACGGTGATCTTTTGGGTGACAGAAAGCCAGCTTCAGCAATTAAAAGGCGCGGCCAATGGTTGGGCGCGCTTCGTGGATACATTCTTTTTGGCAGTCGCGCCACGGACGGCCGGGTTAGATGTGATGCCTTATTCGAAAATGACCATGGCCGGCATTGTTTTGACCATGGTGTTAATGTTCATTGGTGGAACATCCGGCTCTACGGCGGGTGGGATTAAAACAACTACGATTGGGATTTTGTGGTTACAAAGCTGGGCCGTCTTGCGCGGGGATGAGGATGTTGAGTTCGCGCATCGACGTTTCACCCAAAATAATGTTTTTAGAGCCGCAATGTTAATCTTTGTTGCCGCTATTATTGTCGTGATTGCGGTGATGATCTTAGCAGCAACTGAGGCTGTTCCAAAACAATTTGGGCTTGAGTATATCGTATTTGAGGTGTTGTCGGCGTTTGGAACTGCAGGGATGACCATGGGCCTAACCCCCAACCTAACGCTGATTGGTAAAATTATTATTATGGTCTTGATGTTTATTGGCCGGGTTGGTATTTTTACCGTGATGTTTACAGTTTTAAATTCAGATCACCCGCAAAAACGATATCGCTATGTTGAAGAGGGCGTCATGATAGGTTAG
- a CDS encoding helix-turn-helix domain-containing protein: protein MAFNGASLQNAREVRGLSRNQLANLLNVSEQTIWQYEVGETKPKFESLVEFKKLFGVELGFFQRFEKQIPVFDEKNIAYRSSLRSSIKKKNSEKAFLENADSLITDITSNVILEHNLIIQLRQKMEVLKNKNASIDEMAYEAREVLKVSADNHDLMIKVENAGVFVIERKLQEDVDAYSSWSYEDKAYIVLGNQKRSGTRRNFDIVHELGHLLMHYQWDFSNSNSPEYRRAEREANEFAADFLMPSNLFIPLFNNYVTRPSIPDQYEPLKKRLNVSLSALGVRASHLKLIDGKTYRYFFASMTRKDYRYNEPLEAEIPYVRPGKIRAIFELQTRNNSNYVNRFLTDRGIKLRYLDNSLGIEPDFFVRLLPQRRKVSENKIIKYENRECK, encoded by the coding sequence ATGGCTTTTAATGGTGCCAGTCTTCAGAATGCTAGAGAGGTACGTGGATTATCTAGGAATCAGCTGGCCAATTTACTAAATGTTAGTGAACAGACTATCTGGCAATATGAGGTAGGAGAGACTAAGCCTAAATTTGAATCACTAGTTGAATTTAAGAAGCTGTTTGGTGTTGAATTAGGTTTCTTTCAACGTTTTGAAAAGCAAATACCAGTGTTTGATGAAAAAAACATTGCTTATCGATCATCATTGCGATCTTCAATCAAAAAAAAGAATTCTGAAAAGGCATTTTTAGAAAACGCTGATAGCCTTATTACGGACATTACAAGCAATGTTATTCTTGAACATAATTTGATTATTCAGCTTCGTCAAAAGATGGAAGTTTTAAAAAATAAAAATGCGTCAATTGACGAAATGGCCTATGAGGCTAGGGAAGTATTGAAAGTTAGTGCTGATAATCATGATTTGATGATTAAAGTTGAAAATGCCGGTGTTTTTGTGATCGAAAGAAAATTACAAGAAGATGTTGATGCTTATAGCAGTTGGTCATATGAGGATAAAGCATACATTGTGTTGGGTAATCAAAAGAGATCGGGCACTCGACGAAATTTTGATATTGTACATGAACTTGGTCATCTTCTGATGCACTATCAGTGGGATTTTTCAAATAGTAATTCACCTGAATATCGACGTGCGGAGCGTGAGGCTAATGAATTTGCTGCTGATTTTTTGATGCCATCAAATTTGTTTATCCCTCTTTTTAATAATTATGTAACTCGTCCAAGTATTCCAGATCAATATGAACCGCTGAAAAAGAGACTCAACGTTTCTCTTTCTGCATTGGGAGTTCGGGCTAGTCACTTAAAACTAATTGATGGTAAAACGTATCGCTACTTTTTTGCTAGTATGACCCGAAAAGATTACAGATATAATGAGCCACTTGAAGCAGAAATACCTTATGTTCGTCCCGGTAAAATTCGAGCAATTTTTGAATTACAAACTAGAAATAATAGTAATTACGTTAATCGTTTTTTGACAGATAGAGGAATTAAACTCAGATATTTGGATAATTCTTTAGGAATAGAACCTGATTTTTTTGTGAGGCTACTTCCACAGAGACGTAAAGTAAGTGAAAACAAAATAATAAAATATGAAAATAGAGAGTGTAAATAG
- a CDS encoding potassium channel family protein has translation MKQTFAVIGLGRFGLSVCQSLVAAGQEVLAIDNNEELITSYKDLVTQAVIADAQDEDAMRELDLGSFNHVVIALGQNIQASVLSTLIAKELGVKHIIAKAETTMHGKALQKIGADQIVFPERDMGKRVARRLLSHNILNYLELSDTYTLAEIRVENGKLSGKTLDDLNFRKQFGLTLVAIRRGKDVQVSPPATAVIEKGDTLSVIGETMDVEHLDSELSK, from the coding sequence ATGAAACAAACATTTGCAGTCATTGGACTTGGTCGTTTTGGATTGAGTGTGTGTCAATCATTGGTCGCTGCTGGACAAGAAGTGTTAGCGATTGATAATAATGAAGAATTAATTACCAGCTATAAAGATTTGGTAACGCAGGCAGTCATTGCAGATGCACAAGATGAAGATGCAATGCGCGAATTAGACCTGGGCAGTTTTAATCATGTGGTAATCGCATTGGGGCAAAATATTCAGGCTAGTGTGTTGTCAACGTTGATTGCAAAGGAACTAGGGGTCAAACATATCATTGCTAAGGCAGAAACAACGATGCATGGTAAAGCACTCCAAAAAATTGGTGCAGATCAAATTGTCTTTCCAGAACGTGATATGGGAAAACGAGTCGCCCGGCGGTTGTTGAGTCATAATATATTAAACTATCTAGAACTCAGTGATACGTACACATTAGCTGAAATTAGAGTTGAAAATGGAAAACTGTCTGGTAAAACACTAGATGATTTAAATTTTAGAAAACAGTTTGGGTTAACGCTTGTTGCGATTAGACGAGGAAAAGATGTGCAGGTATCACCACCAGCAACGGCAGTGATTGAAAAAGGCGATACGCTGTCTGTGATTGGTGAAACAATGGATGTGGAACATCTGGATAGTGAGTTATCAAAATAG
- a CDS encoding histidine phosphatase family protein: MHLFRHTKKSFTIILASCSLFLGSSLFYQADNQAAFAKEKTVTIYLTRHGETTANVTNKVQGWSDFPLTKNGTKVASNLGKGLKGIKFTDAYTGNLTRQYRTAKIALNNSNNKKVSIHESSSLREGGYGSFEGDSIATDGDKMAAVYGYQTGDEFMQKAGKDYWNQLQDAYYKLDKENSDNTKLVKTDRAESSADVQKRMTKEIKHIGKTHANKGGNVLVVSSGMSINQYLSGVTDKYKGTPLKNAAVTKITYKNGKVNVNSIGSLHYVNKGAKVNN; this comes from the coding sequence ATGCATCTATTTAGACATACAAAGAAATCATTCACAATTATATTGGCTTCATGCTCATTATTCTTGGGTAGCAGTCTATTTTATCAGGCTGACAATCAGGCTGCTTTTGCGAAAGAAAAAACTGTTACAATTTATTTAACTCGACACGGAGAAACTACGGCTAATGTTACTAATAAAGTTCAAGGCTGGAGCGATTTTCCACTAACTAAAAACGGAACAAAAGTTGCCAGCAATTTAGGAAAAGGTCTAAAAGGAATTAAATTCACAGATGCCTACACTGGTAATCTAACCCGTCAATATAGGACAGCTAAAATTGCTTTAAACAACTCAAACAATAAGAAGGTTTCTATCCATGAATCTAGTTCTCTTCGTGAGGGCGGTTACGGTAGTTTTGAAGGAGATTCAATTGCTACTGATGGTGACAAAATGGCAGCAGTTTATGGCTATCAAACTGGTGATGAATTTATGCAAAAAGCCGGTAAAGATTATTGGAATCAATTACAAGATGCATATTATAAACTAGACAAAGAAAACTCTGACAATACTAAACTAGTTAAAACAGATCGAGCTGAAAGTTCAGCTGATGTGCAAAAAAGAATGACAAAGGAAATTAAACATATTGGCAAAACACATGCTAACAAAGGTGGAAATGTTTTAGTTGTTAGCTCAGGAATGTCAATTAATCAATATTTATCAGGGGTAACAGATAAATACAAAGGTACACCACTTAAAAATGCAGCAGTAACTAAAATTACCTATAAGAATGGAAAAGTGAATGTTAATAGCATTGGTTCACTTCATTATGTAAACAAGGGTGCTAAAGTAAATAACTAA
- a CDS encoding ABC transporter substrate-binding protein/permease, translated as MKRRIRRIYWLWPLVTVVCGLVFFYFNQSTVHADEPTYTIGTGTTFEPYEIESKNGSYDGKNNGIDMDILKAIAKKEHFKYKLKVMGFNAQLQAVQAGQVDGMMAGVSVTTARKATFDFSTPYYNAGEVMAVDKKSKINSLEDLKGKTVALKAGTTGATYAESLQKKYGFKIKYFNDSNTMWNDVHNGGTVATFDDGPVLKYGILNGVPLKIVTKPAKTVPVAFAVKKGENQELLHKFNVGLASLKKSGQLQKIIDKYLKGNAVKTDTASQRTVMGLIKNNHSSLLSGLWMTIELAVLGIVCATILGVILGVMGISDGKALPWTASTITYIFRGLPMMVLAFFIYIGMPDVIGHKIPLFTAGIITLTLNEGAYIGAFVKGGFKAVDRGQWEAARSLGLPYNRALWKVVAPQGIKFMIPSFINQFIITLKDTSILSAIGVMELTETGTVIISKNMEGFKVWAIIAVMYLVVITLLTWLSNYVQKRMRA; from the coding sequence ATGAAACGAAGGATTAGACGGATATATTGGTTATGGCCATTAGTAACAGTGGTGTGTGGCCTAGTTTTCTTTTATTTTAATCAGTCAACAGTACACGCTGATGAACCTACATATACGATTGGAACTGGAACGACTTTCGAACCATATGAGATTGAAAGCAAGAACGGTTCCTATGATGGCAAGAATAATGGGATTGATATGGATATTCTAAAGGCCATTGCTAAAAAAGAACACTTTAAATATAAATTGAAAGTAATGGGATTCAACGCCCAACTACAAGCGGTACAAGCTGGTCAAGTTGATGGCATGATGGCCGGTGTTAGTGTCACAACGGCCAGAAAGGCAACTTTTGATTTTTCGACACCGTATTATAATGCCGGTGAAGTCATGGCGGTGGATAAGAAAAGCAAAATTAATTCATTGGAAGATTTAAAAGGTAAAACTGTGGCGCTTAAGGCTGGAACCACCGGTGCAACTTACGCTGAGTCGCTACAAAAGAAATATGGTTTTAAAATTAAGTATTTCAATGACTCCAATACGATGTGGAATGATGTTCATAACGGTGGAACTGTGGCTACGTTTGATGATGGTCCGGTACTGAAATACGGGATTTTGAATGGTGTGCCACTCAAAATTGTGACGAAACCAGCTAAAACGGTGCCCGTCGCATTTGCGGTTAAAAAGGGTGAAAACCAGGAATTATTACACAAATTCAATGTTGGACTGGCTTCACTTAAGAAGAGCGGTCAACTACAAAAAATTATTGATAAGTATCTAAAAGGTAATGCTGTTAAAACAGATACAGCCAGTCAACGGACGGTCATGGGCCTCATTAAGAATAATCATAGTTCGCTCCTCAGTGGGTTGTGGATGACGATTGAATTGGCAGTACTTGGGATTGTTTGTGCCACGATACTAGGTGTGATTCTAGGTGTCATGGGAATTTCCGATGGCAAGGCACTTCCATGGACGGCCAGCACGATTACTTACATTTTCCGGGGCTTGCCGATGATGGTGTTGGCATTCTTTATCTACATTGGGATGCCGGATGTTATTGGACATAAAATTCCACTGTTCACAGCCGGAATTATCACGTTGACCTTGAACGAAGGTGCGTATATTGGTGCGTTTGTGAAAGGCGGTTTCAAAGCGGTTGACCGGGGGCAATGGGAGGCTGCCCGCAGTCTGGGCTTACCATACAATCGTGCGCTTTGGAAAGTTGTTGCACCACAAGGAATTAAATTTATGATTCCATCTTTTATTAATCAATTTATTATTACACTGAAGGATACTTCGATTTTGTCAGCCATTGGTGTGATGGAACTAACGGAAACTGGGACGGTGATTATTTCGAAGAACATGGAAGGATTCAAGGTGTGGGCCATTATTGCGGTGATGTACCTAGTTGTGATTACGTTACTGACGTGGTTGTCAAATTACGTTCAAAAACGGATGAGAGCGTGA